One genomic segment of Methanothermobacter wolfeii includes these proteins:
- the pyrG gene encoding glutamine hydrolyzing CTP synthase, with protein sequence MVHLAKYIIVTGGVVSSIGKGITAASIGRILRSYGLSVTAIKIDPYLNFDSGTLNPYQHGEVFVTDDGMETDLDLGHYERFLDSDLPGDANITTGKVYLSVIKKERSGDYLGSCVQIIPHITDEIKAMIRKIAERSGADVVLVEVGGTVGDIEGQPFLEALRQLRNEEGHENVMFVHVTYVPYLRAAGEFKTKPTQHSTKELRSTGINPDMIICRSEMPIDSSLKRKIAHFCDVEEEAVINAPDASSIYEVPLVLDRENVGDYIVRRIELDVEGEPDLEGWARIVESLKIEKPEVSVGIVGKYVELEDSYISIREALKHAAAQLGVKVHIEWISADDAVSEDELAGLDSILIPGGFGERGISGKLDAVRFAIEREVPIFGICLGMQCMVIEFARLHGMEGANSTEFDADTHYPVIDMMEEQKRIKNMGGTMRLGSYKCRIRDGTLANEAYGTELVSERHRHRFELNNEFRDELEEKGLVISGTSPDDFLVEIIELKDHPWFLGCQFHPEFKSRPNRAHPLFVSFLRAAMENKK encoded by the coding sequence TTGGTTCATCTGGCTAAATACATTATAGTAACAGGAGGAGTTGTAAGTTCAATTGGAAAGGGAATCACAGCGGCTTCAATAGGAAGGATACTCAGGTCCTATGGATTATCGGTGACCGCAATAAAGATAGATCCCTACCTCAACTTTGACTCGGGGACACTGAACCCCTACCAGCACGGTGAGGTCTTTGTAACCGATGACGGTATGGAGACCGACCTCGACCTGGGACACTATGAAAGGTTCCTTGACTCAGACCTCCCAGGGGATGCCAACATAACCACAGGGAAGGTCTACCTTTCGGTCATCAAAAAGGAGAGATCCGGCGACTACCTGGGCTCATGCGTCCAGATAATACCCCACATAACGGATGAGATCAAGGCCATGATAAGGAAGATCGCCGAGAGGAGCGGTGCGGACGTGGTCCTGGTTGAGGTGGGGGGCACGGTGGGTGACATTGAGGGCCAGCCCTTCCTAGAAGCCCTGAGGCAGCTCAGGAACGAGGAGGGCCATGAGAACGTTATGTTCGTCCATGTAACCTATGTACCCTACCTCCGGGCCGCGGGTGAATTCAAGACCAAACCAACACAGCACAGCACAAAGGAACTCAGGAGCACGGGTATAAACCCTGACATGATCATCTGCAGGAGCGAGATGCCCATAGACTCATCCCTCAAACGAAAAATAGCCCACTTCTGTGACGTTGAGGAGGAGGCCGTTATAAACGCACCCGATGCATCATCAATCTATGAGGTCCCCCTGGTCCTTGACAGGGAGAATGTGGGTGACTACATTGTGAGGAGGATAGAACTGGATGTTGAGGGGGAACCCGACCTTGAGGGCTGGGCAAGGATCGTTGAGTCACTGAAGATAGAGAAGCCAGAGGTCAGTGTGGGCATAGTCGGGAAATACGTTGAACTTGAGGACTCATACATCAGTATAAGGGAGGCCCTCAAGCACGCCGCAGCCCAGCTGGGCGTAAAGGTCCATATAGAATGGATAAGTGCCGATGACGCCGTCAGTGAGGATGAACTCGCCGGCCTTGACTCCATCCTCATCCCGGGGGGCTTCGGTGAGAGGGGTATAAGCGGCAAGCTTGACGCTGTCAGATTTGCAATTGAAAGGGAAGTGCCGATATTCGGCATCTGCCTCGGAATGCAGTGCATGGTCATAGAATTCGCAAGGCTACATGGCATGGAGGGTGCCAACAGTACAGAGTTCGATGCAGACACACACTACCCGGTTATTGACATGATGGAGGAGCAGAAGAGGATCAAGAACATGGGGGGTACAATGAGACTAGGCTCCTACAAATGCAGGATCAGGGACGGCACCCTTGCCAATGAGGCATACGGCACCGAACTTGTAAGTGAAAGACACAGACACAGATTTGAACTCAACAACGAATTCAGGGATGAACTTGAAGAGAAAGGACTTGTAATCTCAGGCACATCACCTGATGACTTCCTCGTGGAGATAATTGAACTCAAAGACCACCCATGGTTCCTGGGATGCCAGTTCCACCCCGAATTCAAGTCAAGACCAAACAGGGCACATCCACTATTCGTTTCATTCCTCAGGGCAGCCATGGAGAATAAAAAGTAA
- a CDS encoding dolichyl-diphosphooligosaccharide--protein glycosyltransferase subunit STT3, producing MDPPFRSLLSASIIVMLVLPSPLIALDSYGSLHPRVDDCMMDAAVYIRENTAEDTVVVCNWVHGHFFAWMADRPVNFDGRLGYIETLPVRNHGYPLDPRVPGVWREYWQDRALATSDPVLADGILSMLASSGDECYLEVYDATGDPAGSVRIIEELIRMDEDQRMTYLESLGISASAADSIAALMERRSGYVLVTSDSLIDKGYWILYYGSWNFTGPTVKPFYSEGEIISRNPLISSDGVTFNGTVLFKGMKPCRVFTVKEGWVDVVTVDPSSGFNVYILKDRNRTVTVPVKYEDSLFVRLVLMGDGAGRFRAVMRSGDVTLWEPIE from the coding sequence ATGGACCCACCCTTCAGGAGTCTTCTTTCAGCCTCAATCATAGTCATGCTTGTCCTACCCTCACCCCTAATCGCCCTTGACAGTTACGGCAGCCTCCACCCCAGGGTTGATGACTGTATGATGGATGCTGCAGTTTACATCAGGGAGAACACAGCGGAGGATACAGTTGTGGTCTGTAACTGGGTCCATGGACACTTCTTCGCATGGATGGCTGATCGGCCCGTTAACTTCGATGGAAGGCTCGGCTATATTGAAACGTTGCCAGTGCGGAACCATGGTTATCCCCTTGATCCCAGGGTCCCAGGTGTATGGAGGGAATACTGGCAGGACAGGGCACTTGCAACATCGGACCCTGTCCTTGCAGATGGCATCCTCAGCATGCTGGCATCATCTGGTGATGAATGCTACCTTGAAGTATATGATGCCACAGGAGACCCCGCAGGGTCTGTCAGGATAATTGAAGAGCTCATCAGAATGGATGAAGACCAGCGAATGACCTACCTTGAGTCCCTGGGGATCAGTGCTTCGGCAGCGGATTCCATTGCAGCTTTAATGGAGAGGAGATCCGGGTATGTCCTTGTAACCTCTGACAGCCTCATCGATAAGGGTTACTGGATACTCTACTATGGAAGCTGGAACTTCACGGGGCCCACGGTGAAGCCATTCTACTCCGAAGGTGAGATCATCTCCAGAAACCCCCTTATAAGCAGTGATGGTGTCACCTTTAACGGCACCGTCCTCTTTAAGGGGATGAAACCCTGCAGGGTCTTCACCGTCAAGGAAGGATGGGTTGATGTGGTTACCGTTGACCCCTCATCGGGCTTCAATGTATATATCCTGAAGGACAGGAACCGGACCGTTACTGTTCCTGTTAAATATGAGGACTCTCTCTTCGTCAGACTCGTCCTCATGGGTGATGGTGCCGGTAGGTTCAGGGCTGTTATGAGGAGCGGTGACGTGACCCTCTGGGAACCCATAGAATAA
- a CDS encoding A24 family peptidase C-terminal domain-containing protein: MIIDILTVLIAVLVCLYASYSDLKKGIIPNRITFPVIGAGLGINALKAYLLEDPWLFIYTAIFTAGIFALGYILWRMGAWAGGDVKLFTAVTALLPFQPHIIDYKFMGINFPVTALYPFPLTVIINSILSLLPFLLIFVFFIIYTSRRELMDEFMEPLKQYRANMLLSLVITSAVTLSFIVIDFLPFQIIILTLLVIYLLTMAISKLPPRLKAIVVSAVLVYSLYRNFELTVSGVVILWVSITIIQLIRKLLTSVAREALQDTVKVSELREGMILAHSLYRRGDDYYFDDASFLDRFRTAARTGDVSSLTYRGEPVVSAMAAGLREEEIETLRGLVSEGKIRDEFRVRRGMPFAPAIFIGLMISLLVGDLAMLLSRVLDVIF; encoded by the coding sequence ATGATTATAGATATCTTAACGGTTTTAATAGCAGTTCTGGTCTGTCTTTACGCATCCTACAGTGACCTGAAGAAGGGTATTATCCCCAACAGGATCACCTTTCCTGTTATAGGGGCGGGTCTTGGTATAAATGCTTTGAAGGCCTATCTACTTGAGGATCCATGGTTATTCATTTACACGGCAATCTTCACTGCAGGAATATTTGCACTGGGCTACATCCTCTGGAGGATGGGGGCATGGGCCGGTGGTGATGTCAAGCTCTTCACGGCGGTAACAGCTCTCCTCCCCTTCCAGCCACACATCATAGACTACAAGTTCATGGGAATAAACTTCCCTGTAACAGCCCTCTACCCTTTTCCTCTCACGGTTATCATAAACAGCATACTCTCCCTCCTACCCTTCCTACTCATATTCGTGTTCTTCATAATCTACACATCCCGCAGGGAACTGATGGATGAATTCATGGAGCCGCTGAAGCAGTACCGGGCCAACATGCTACTGTCCCTGGTCATAACATCTGCAGTAACACTCTCATTCATTGTAATAGATTTCCTGCCATTCCAGATCATAATACTGACACTCTTGGTGATCTACCTCCTCACAATGGCCATATCAAAGCTTCCGCCACGCTTAAAGGCCATTGTTGTCTCAGCTGTCCTCGTGTACTCCCTCTACAGGAACTTTGAGCTTACGGTGAGCGGTGTTGTTATACTCTGGGTGTCCATCACCATCATCCAGCTCATCAGGAAGCTCCTGACATCTGTTGCAAGGGAGGCCCTCCAGGACACGGTGAAGGTGAGTGAACTCCGTGAGGGCATGATACTCGCACACTCACTCTACAGGAGGGGGGATGACTACTACTTTGATGACGCATCCTTCCTTGACAGGTTCAGGACAGCCGCAAGGACAGGTGATGTATCCTCTCTTACATACCGTGGTGAACCTGTGGTATCTGCAATGGCTGCGGGTCTCCGGGAGGAGGAGATTGAGACCCTCAGGGGGCTGGTATCTGAGGGTAAGATAAGGGATGAGTTCCGTGTAAGGAGGGGTATGCCATTTGCCCCTGCAATATTCATCGGACTCATGATCTCACTCCTGGTGGGGGACCTTGCAATGCTACTCTCAAGGGTCCTTGATGTGATATTCTAG
- a CDS encoding class III signal peptide-containing protein, whose protein sequence is MDNGGQVSLEYLLLILVVTLVLGGVTIPLIGSSIEASTDVSRASDAKIAVQTLADAADIVYSNGPGAKRTVSFYIPVDGTLLAGNSRVIFTVTYTNGTRSNITASTQYNITASATQLTRGWYTAVVYWPLNSSTVSVINITRK, encoded by the coding sequence ATGGATAATGGGGGACAGGTTTCCCTTGAATACCTCCTGCTGATACTTGTCGTCACACTTGTACTTGGAGGCGTGACGATACCCCTCATAGGCAGCTCCATAGAGGCGAGTACGGATGTTTCAAGGGCCTCTGATGCAAAGATAGCCGTCCAGACCCTTGCCGATGCCGCGGATATAGTCTACTCCAATGGACCAGGTGCCAAGAGGACCGTGAGTTTCTACATACCGGTAGACGGCACACTGCTTGCAGGTAACAGCCGTGTAATATTCACGGTAACCTACACCAACGGAACGAGGTCAAATATAACAGCCAGCACACAGTACAATATAACAGCCAGTGCAACCCAGCTCACCAGGGGATGGTACACGGCTGTGGTTTACTGGCCTCTTAACTCAAGCACGGTATCTGTAATCAACATTACAAGGAAATAG
- a CDS encoding DUF2101 family protein, producing the protein MMGFFSRLGKAVITLFNIIGTVIFWIIELPGVIRQLPSIIREGVSGVDMNGIMERVHERTRGLAREINTGQDEEIQEILEEARNHNIDIPRDDAPIIIKSQGFDPSEKENAVLKLQIAASLFIIASIVYVFNFISIIIFVPVALILVALVVYILYRQIRVMYPADFEAYRDFFFMYMAVGLVIIIVSGNPFLTMAFPFLFFPSLTIFIFAVLAAAAVFLIFRIRYVRDYTFGEVIDAGENTSYVRVDYDIRSNVKPDVYIVENNGFDVRVHDTVKLAVDGSIMSMRGNRPIRIIGVEE; encoded by the coding sequence ATGATGGGTTTTTTTTCAAGGCTGGGTAAGGCAGTGATAACACTTTTCAATATTATAGGAACGGTCATATTCTGGATAATCGAACTCCCGGGAGTGATAAGGCAGCTGCCCTCCATCATAAGGGAGGGCGTATCAGGGGTTGATATGAATGGTATCATGGAGAGGGTCCATGAGAGGACAAGGGGCCTTGCCAGGGAGATAAATACCGGGCAGGATGAGGAGATCCAGGAGATCCTTGAAGAGGCCCGTAACCATAACATCGATATCCCCAGGGATGATGCGCCCATAATCATAAAGTCCCAGGGCTTTGACCCCTCTGAAAAGGAGAACGCTGTCCTTAAACTTCAGATTGCGGCTTCACTCTTCATCATAGCATCCATCGTATACGTCTTCAACTTCATATCCATCATCATATTCGTGCCGGTGGCACTCATACTTGTTGCCCTTGTTGTATACATCCTCTACAGGCAGATAAGGGTCATGTACCCGGCTGACTTTGAGGCCTACAGGGACTTCTTCTTCATGTACATGGCTGTTGGCCTTGTTATCATCATAGTATCAGGAAACCCATTCCTGACAATGGCGTTTCCCTTCCTGTTCTTCCCCTCCCTCACGATATTCATATTCGCTGTGCTTGCAGCTGCAGCGGTGTTCCTCATATTCAGAATAAGGTATGTGCGTGATTACACCTTCGGTGAGGTTATTGATGCAGGTGAGAACACATCCTATGTCAGGGTTGACTATGATATAAGGAGCAATGTGAAGCCCGATGTCTACATAGTTGAGAACAATGGCTTCGATGTCAGGGTCCATGATACCGTGAAGCTTGCGGTTGATGGCTCGATCATGAGTATGAGGGGTAACAGGCCCATAAGGATCATAGGTGTTGAAGAATAA